Part of the Lotus japonicus ecotype B-129 chromosome 6, LjGifu_v1.2 genome, GCCAATAAAAAAGTGGACTGCTCCCCCAGGTGCTTGGTTTCTTTTATCAGAGGTGTCAGCATTTCTTCCAAATGCAGTGGAGCAGGGTTTTATTTTTCATCATTGGGAGCTTTTTGACAAACATGAAGTGGAAGGTGAGCTTAAATGGCCATCTGTACAAAGAAATGATTTTGAAGAGGAAGAAAGCATAGAATGCAACTCTGTTGCCTGGGCTAGTGACCGAGTTTTTCTCTTACAAACAATCTCTAATGTTTTTGTGGAGATGCCTTGTGATCATGCAGCTCAAGATCCTGAAGATCCTGCAGCTGGATTGAGTTTTAAATTGATCGAACGGGTTCAAGAATTCAATATGCATTCAACAGAGGTAATCATTGCTTGGTATTGTTGATCAAGTTCATTATTAAGTCTGCACAGTAATGCTTTTCTCATTCCTGAATCTTTATCTGGATGGTGTGAGTGTGTGATATTCTACCATTGATAAACATATGGATTTTCTTGTTCTAGAAAATTGAGTTTATATAGTGCACTTTCGTGGGGTGCTTCTTTGTCTTGATTATTTTGCATCATATTTGTGATTTCTGAATACATCAAATATTATGCTATTAAATCTGTTATCTGTCTCTTGTTACAATTTCTTATGGACTGAAGTTCATCTTAAGATTATCACTTATATGTGGTCTTTTAAGCTATGTAAATGCCATTCTGCAATTGTGTGTTTGGGTGATGAAATATAAAGAGGTAATGTGTTTTTTGAGAGAATTTTTAATGGTTAAGTTTAAAATAATCTGTTTGGATATTAAATGAGAGGGTTTTAAAAACACTGAGGATTTTTAGAGGGTAAACATTTAACCAAAATAGGGGAATTGAGGTTCCACCCTCGTAGAAGGAATTTTGGAATTCCTCCATCAAACCCTCGTATCTCATCGAGTCCTCCTAACAATATGTCCTATAAATGCTGCTATTAAACTCACAGATTTAATTTCCTAATGTTTTAAattctttaaattttttaaatcacTCACCCAAACACATTGTAATTTGTAAGTTCCTTTTTCTCCATCTGATGCTTAAGCTTTCACATTGTGTACACTCCTGCTACTGTCCTTTCAAGTTTCACCTCATTGTGGAAAGATGATACTCTTATATGGCATTATATGTGTAGAAGTATTAATTCTATGATCATCTTAGATTCTCAAATAGTCAAATTATCAGTCCAGACTTGTGTATCAAATCatgttaattaaaaaacatGCACTAAATTGTTTGCTACTTTTGCTCAATAGGTTGATGCTCATTTAAAAGCAGTTAAAACCTTGCTCAAGCGCAAAGCTTCAAATATCATGGAGGAAAAAGCATTAATCTCGACATGTGTAGACCTTGTTCTCCCTAAAGCTTATGAAATAGTAGAGAAGTTCATCTTGGAGAATTCAGGGGAAAATACAGAAAGTGAATTCTTCACTCCACCTAGAAGTAGGACTAGAAAAGGCAGGAAATCAATAGGAATGGGCAAGTCATTGTTAAAAACAATTACAGCGGTTTATACTATTGGGTCTTTAGTTATTGTATTCCCATCTGCTGATATGAGCACTATAGTTCCATTACTGCATACTATCATCACTTCCGGGAATTCTGGCCCCAAATTAAATAAACCTGGCCTTGCAACCTCTCTACAACAAGAAGCTCCTTCTGTTTACATTCAAGGGTGGCTGGCCATGGGTAAACTTTGCCTTGCTGATGGAAAGCTCGCAAAGAATTATATTCCTCTGTTTGTACAGGTTGCTGTTGTGACTTCCACTATTTATGCCTTATGGACGGGTATATGTTGTCTCACTTTCTAATCAAATTATGTTCTGTTTTGGAATACATTTTCAGGAGCTTGAAAAGACTGAATCTGCAGCTCTCCGCAATAACATTGTGGTCATTATGACAGATTTTTGTGTTCGGTACACTGCTCTTGTTGATTGGTAAGAGATACTGCATTGAAGTGAATTTGAATTAAACCAGTTTAATAATGTAAAGAAAACGATCAAGTCTTCTGATTCAAATTGATTGATAAACTAGTATCCGATTTTATAGAAAGAGGAGTATCTTTTACTTTGTGCTAGGGGAGAAGTCAATTATTCACCTCATGTGGAATATATAAATTGAACAATGTCAAGTAAATATTCGCTTTGCTATTCTAATGTGTTTTTCATGGAAGTTAATAGTTATATAAAAAAGATCACAAGGTGTCTTTTAGATCCTTGTGAAATTGTACGAAGGCAGACATTCATATTGCTCTCGAGGTTGttgcaggtattttttttttctttccatttccTCTATTTCATATTTGTTTTCAATTGTATCTGTTCAGGGTGTAAAAAATATCCCTTTACCAAATATAATTTCCTTTTATCTAGAGGGACTATGTGAAATGGAGAGGAGTGCTATTTCTTCGGTTCCTTTTGTCACTTGTTGATGAATCAGAAAAAATCAGACAGTTAGCAGATTTTCTCTTTGGAAATATTTTGAAAGGTTTGAAGCTTTACCTTAACACATGAGCTTCTTGCTAATAGTATCTCAATTATTTTATAATCAACGTATTGATTCATGTCTCAAACACAATAGcaaaattccccgtgcaacgcacgggtaaacaTACTAGTTGAATAGTATTTTTGTTCTAGGACTTTGACTATTGTGTTTCTGTCACCAGTCAAGGCGCCTCTTTTAGCATATAATAGTTTTGTTGAGgctgtttttgttttgaatgACTGCCATGCCCATAACGGACATCGCGAGTCCCAAGGATCACGAAGGGAAAGCGAGCTATTTTCCATCAGGTAAAGGTCCAAAATTAGTAATTGTTTGGATAGTTATTGAGATATTGTAATTGTACCAAACCTGAATCATTCTTTGCAGGGGTACTGATGAAAGGTCAAGGTCTAAAAGAATGCACATTTATGTTTCTTTACTAAAACAAATGGCTCCTGAACATCTTCTAGCAACCATTGCCAAGTTATGTGCTGAAATTCTAGCTGCAGCTTCTGATGGTATGCTCAATATAGAAGATGCAACTGGACAATCTGTTCTTCAGGTAATAATCTGTACTGCAATGCACATTCACTTGTTCTTCACTATATTATTATGCAATTTGTGATGCAATATGGAGGGGGAGGATGCCAGCAGTGACTTTATCACTGTCTTCACTTattcaaaaaatattaattgtgGGATCAGGATGCTTTTCAAATTCTTGGCTGCAAAGAGATACGCATCCCTTCCACTCGCACCTCATCAGCTGAGACAGAAGATATAGAAGAAGGCGGAGAAAATGGATCTGCAGCTAGAGGAAAGGCGATAACTCAGGCGGTCAAGAAAGGTCTTATCCAGAACACTATCCCAATCTTCATAGAGTTGAAACGCTTATTGGAAACCAAGAATAGTCCCCTCATAGGCTCTCTCATGGAGTGCCTCCGTGTCCTTCTCAAGGACTACAAGAATGAGATTGATGACATATTGGTTGCTGATAAGCAGCTGCAGAAAGAGCTTATCTATGATATGCAAAAATATGAAGCAGCAAAAGCTAAAGCAACAGTTGCTGAAGCTGTTGCCACCAGGCTAGAATCTGATGCAAATCAAACACCTGATGTTTCTAATAATGTAACCAAGACACAAGGACAAACACTTGGACAAAGTAAGGGCAGCAACGAGGTTCCAAGTGGTTCGAAAGTTGCTTCAGCAATGGCAGATGCGGCTGCTGCAGAAACAGCTCGTTCGGTGCTAAGGGAAATCAACAATGGGAAAGGGACACCATCACTTAGTTCTTTCAGCGTTCCAAAAGTGATGTCTGCTGCTGGTGCATGCCAATCTAGAGATGTGAAGCACATGGATGTCATACAGTCATTGAGGAAAAAACACTCatttgattctgatgaagaaaaCTAACCAGAAAATGTATTTAAAATTGTATTTAAAGAGACAAATGTGGTGTGGGGTTCATATTCTTTGTTCATTGTTCGTTGCATGATGATGTAAATAAATTGGCAGGAACTGACTTTTTACTAATAAAAACAATGGATTTTTTTGTTGCTCAAAGCAGTAAGTTTCTTTTTTAATTCGTTATATCAACTAATGAATCCCCCTTGAGTTCAGGGAAACCTGCAAGAATTGATATAAAGAAGGTTTATGTAAAAATATGATATACATCTTGATTGAGTTCAGGAGAAACCTACAGGAATTGAAGTTTGATAGCATAATTTCTAAAATTGTTGAATCATTTTTGAAAATAGGGAACCGTTACATGTTTGTGTCAATTATAGTTGTGGCAAGTTAACAAGGTACAGGTGTCACTGTTTAGCTAAGTCACATCGCAgtctagaaaaaaaaatctatcaaGTAAGGTAGATAATTGACAATAGTGGAGATTATTCTGGCCTAGCATATACTCATCAGTAAACTGCTAAATCCTAATTTGACAACCATCTGTGAATCACCCATGATGAAGCTGATGGATGGCAAACAAAACTAAATAACTAATCTGTTCTGCTAGATTATACTGCAATCTCATTCATAGTTGAACACATTTGTTCAAATATCCATGAATGATTTACATTAACACTTTTAGGAAAGAAAAACATTGTGTATCCAAGTTTTGGATCTATTAATGAATTCAAATGCTGAGTTTAGACTCTTCGTGGGATTGAAAAGTTTCCTTTTAAGGCTAGCCACGCCGTGGCGAAGTTTGTATGCTCTTCTATAACTCTTCAAAaccttcttcatctccttcatcttgtaACCTTTGAAATTCTCTTCTCCATGTTTCCATCTGCCAACACCAACCCCTTGGTTATGCAATATAAATACGTAAATGAGATGTGGATTGATATACATATAAAAGCTAGATTCTCAGTGGAACCAGTTACATGATGTCTTTTCTTGTCAAAAGGACACAAAACTAGGTGTGGGAAAGAAGACATAGTATAACCGTTTTCTAAAAGAAGAAAGGCGTGTGACTTAAACATGACTAGACAAAGTGAGTAGTTTGACGACTGCTGAACCAATAGGATAATGATCAAGATATTAAAAACATctactaaataaaaaaattgctaCCACTTCCATACCTGTTCATCAGAATGTCTTAGTTGTTCTGCAACAAACAGTATGCTATTGTAGTTTCTTGCAGTAAAATCTCTACCAAA contains:
- the LOC130725938 gene encoding uncharacterized protein LOC130725938, producing the protein MEETISSIAAELDDHRDNHRTAEPPPPLSEQSLSHLQHLLNSAHPPPAFDDAVFLSYLIPYIASAMDSSPTHHSLLASDVFLSLLLSPNAPVFTLFTPLSSLSFLRSLRRSFKNPPSGKRKRAPSKPPQIDETTEPLDVRVLLHLLEKLLRVMALIPLSHFPETLKSLVHTIAEVLAVALETCGNTAENSKLLGLCSRVLKEALKPEHGDASDTAAEVLKSLSSILFMPRSQARTFALGFVTGLAGDDSDGVKKALVNFPRYLAKRAPEKSELRALAVDSVVEVVRVMALEDQVEFVRFVLKMGQGKQNLRLLAVDLMLNMVTTWKDPLRVDLEEEGNEAWGVWCLEALVKRCSDVSAVVRARALSNLAQMVGFLSREANARVALKEFIVGFGDGNVEGGGINGLLRKRCVDEKAAVRKAALVLVPNLTALLGGAIDDVLLKAMGMACSDPLVSVRKAAVAALSEVFRAFSSETVITEWLHSVPRLITDNESNIQEECENMFQELVLDQISRAASATSSYSESISNRNVKGKFLDKEMEMLFPQGILYLLREICNGDVSPWVKKICTSLGKKKRMNEKIVSALQNIISVSENIWLSHSMPIKKWTAPPGAWFLLSEVSAFLPNAVEQGFIFHHWELFDKHEVEGELKWPSVQRNDFEEEESIECNSVAWASDRVFLLQTISNVFVEMPCDHAAQDPEDPAAGLSFKLIERVQEFNMHSTEVDAHLKAVKTLLKRKASNIMEEKALISTCVDLVLPKAYEIVEKFILENSGENTESEFFTPPRSRTRKGRKSIGMGKSLLKTITAVYTIGSLVIVFPSADMSTIVPLLHTIITSGNSGPKLNKPGLATSLQQEAPSVYIQGWLAMGKLCLADGKLAKNYIPLFVQELEKTESAALRNNIVVIMTDFCVRYTALVDCYIKKITRCLLDPCEIVRRQTFILLSRLLQRDYVKWRGVLFLRFLLSLVDESEKIRQLADFLFGNILKVKAPLLAYNSFVEAVFVLNDCHAHNGHRESQGSRRESELFSIRGTDERSRSKRMHIYVSLLKQMAPEHLLATIAKLCAEILAAASDGMLNIEDATGQSVLQDAFQILGCKEIRIPSTRTSSAETEDIEEGGENGSAARGKAITQAVKKGLIQNTIPIFIELKRLLETKNSPLIGSLMECLRVLLKDYKNEIDDILVADKQLQKELIYDMQKYEAAKAKATVAEAVATRLESDANQTPDVSNNVTKTQGQTLGQSKGSNEVPSGSKVASAMADAAAAETARSVLREINNGKGTPSLSSFSVPKVMSAAGACQSRDVKHMDVIQSLRKKHSFDSDEEN